The proteins below are encoded in one region of Neisseria macacae ATCC 33926:
- a CDS encoding ATP-dependent nuclease: MGNDVMLLTKIQISNYRGIKNLDLDLAPTTVLIGENNCGKTTVLHALRACLQTLKNSGRSTPFDEFDFHFDSQTADPTTAPKIEIILTFEESKPGEWSDKVEQKLGGDGGVISFIPPDDRGRVQLRVNAEYSMATQDIDTTFDFLDAAGNPLNTKNRSRLGSLQQLRPLFYLSALRDAGREFSRTSQFWSPFVKNSQIDEPTKADIEEQLEKINAKIIEAHGTFKDVREHLNKVQELVALGKQDVVSVDAVPARIFDILNRTQVSISSTTGARLPIGRHGEGTQSLTVLMLFDAFLKSELARKQGVQESKPIVALEEPEAHLHPNAVRALWKTINDIDGQKLIATHSGDLLSEVDLTAIRRIYKSRGLVKVGSIAPDLLNPREQRKFDFLIRRARGELFFARCWLLGEGETEAILFSGVAEVLGLDLAQEGVRCIEYRLGDIDYFLKAANALGISWHCLTDADSQGLVDASKAQNRIPDMPKRKDRHISVLTGASSIEPYLANHGFLDVYESIAVPAKKAVKLTASQGAPEYADQIIQCIPDKPSAAYAVVEAMRERGVGSVPKALAGAVMKAVALARRQ, encoded by the coding sequence ATGGGAAATGATGTAATGCTTTTAACTAAAATTCAAATTAGCAATTATCGTGGTATTAAGAATCTTGATCTTGATCTAGCACCAACAACAGTATTGATTGGGGAAAATAATTGTGGGAAAACCACAGTACTGCATGCGTTACGTGCCTGCCTACAGACATTAAAAAATTCAGGTCGTTCAACTCCTTTTGATGAATTTGATTTTCACTTTGATAGTCAGACAGCAGATCCTACAACAGCCCCAAAAATTGAAATTATATTAACTTTTGAAGAATCAAAGCCTGGCGAGTGGTCTGATAAAGTGGAACAAAAGCTAGGTGGTGATGGAGGAGTAATTTCTTTCATACCACCAGATGATAGAGGTCGTGTTCAATTGCGTGTGAATGCTGAATACTCTATGGCTACTCAGGATATTGATACTACTTTTGATTTCCTTGATGCAGCAGGTAATCCACTAAATACAAAGAATCGTAGTCGTTTAGGTAGCTTGCAACAGTTACGGCCGCTGTTCTATTTGTCTGCACTGCGTGATGCAGGTAGAGAGTTTTCTCGAACTTCACAGTTTTGGTCGCCCTTTGTCAAAAACTCCCAGATAGATGAGCCTACCAAGGCTGATATTGAAGAACAACTTGAAAAAATAAATGCCAAAATTATAGAAGCTCACGGCACCTTTAAAGATGTGCGTGAGCATTTGAACAAGGTACAGGAACTCGTCGCCCTAGGGAAGCAAGATGTGGTTAGTGTTGATGCAGTACCTGCAAGAATTTTCGATATACTCAATCGCACCCAAGTCAGTATCTCGTCAACTACAGGTGCGCGATTACCTATTGGCAGACATGGCGAAGGTACACAGAGTCTAACCGTTTTGATGCTCTTTGATGCTTTTTTAAAGTCTGAACTTGCTCGCAAGCAAGGTGTGCAGGAGTCTAAGCCCATTGTTGCGCTAGAGGAGCCTGAAGCTCACTTGCACCCAAATGCTGTGCGGGCACTATGGAAAACGATCAATGATATTGATGGACAGAAGTTGATTGCGACTCATTCAGGAGACCTTTTGTCGGAAGTTGATTTGACAGCAATCCGTCGAATTTACAAGTCTCGGGGATTGGTAAAGGTGGGAAGCATTGCCCCCGATTTATTAAATCCACGTGAGCAACGGAAATTTGATTTTCTGATACGCCGGGCACGTGGCGAACTATTTTTTGCGCGATGTTGGCTATTGGGAGAGGGTGAAACGGAAGCCATTTTATTTTCAGGTGTGGCGGAGGTGCTGGGGTTAGATCTTGCGCAGGAGGGAGTTCGCTGTATTGAATACCGATTAGGCGATATTGACTACTTTTTGAAAGCAGCCAATGCTCTCGGTATTTCTTGGCACTGCCTGACGGACGCCGATTCGCAAGGGCTTGTGGATGCAAGTAAAGCGCAAAATCGTATTCCGGATATGCCTAAACGCAAAGATCGTCACATATCTGTGTTGACCGGAGCATCATCAATAGAGCCGTATTTAGCTAATCATGGTTTTTTAGATGTTTACGAGAGTATTGCAGTGCCAGCAAAGAAGGCCGTGAAACTAACCGCTTCTCAAGGTGCCCCTGAATATGCAGACCAGATTATTCAGTGCATCCCGGACAAACCGAGTGCCGCTTATGCAGTAGTCGAGGCCATGCGTGAGCGTGGTGTAGGTTCAGTTCCAAAAGCACTAGCTGGAGCGGTCATGAAAGCAGTTGCGCTAGCAAGGAGACAGTGA
- the cas4 gene encoding CRISPR-associated protein Cas4, which translates to MTALSTETQRENQDTRLIPLSALQHYAFCPRQCALIHNEQAWAENYLTAQGKALHERVDSGEPETRKGVRFERTVHVSAEKLGISGVLDLVEVDTKTGSLKPVEYKRGKPKPDSMDEIQLCAQGLCLEEMTGQTVSEGALWYMKIRHRVPVVFSDDLRAQTLATIAAVRELLNSGQTPPPDYGKRCKACSLVEICQPELLGKWDRSVGYVEKLFGE; encoded by the coding sequence ATGACCGCACTTTCAACCGAAACCCAAAGGGAAAATCAGGACACGCGCTTGATTCCCCTTTCCGCCCTGCAACATTACGCCTTCTGCCCGCGCCAATGTGCATTGATTCACAACGAGCAGGCGTGGGCGGAGAACTATTTGACCGCGCAGGGCAAGGCGCTGCATGAGCGAGTGGATTCGGGCGAGCCCGAAACGCGTAAGGGCGTGCGTTTTGAGCGGACGGTGCATGTGTCGGCGGAGAAACTGGGCATTAGCGGCGTGTTGGATTTGGTGGAAGTGGACACGAAAACAGGCAGCCTGAAACCTGTGGAATACAAACGCGGCAAGCCCAAACCTGACTCGATGGACGAAATCCAGCTCTGCGCCCAAGGCTTGTGCTTGGAAGAAATGACGGGGCAAACCGTCTCTGAGGGTGCGCTGTGGTATATGAAGATCCGCCACCGCGTCCCCGTCGTGTTTTCAGACGACCTGCGCGCCCAAACACTCGCCACCATCGCCGCCGTGCGCGAACTCTTAAACAGCGGACAAACTCCGCCGCCTGACTACGGTAAACGCTGCAAAGCCTGCTCGCTGGTGGAAATTTGCCAGCCGGAGCTGCTGGGGAAATGGGATAGGAGTGTGGGGTATGTGGAGAAGTTGTTTGGGGAATAA
- a CDS encoding ATP-dependent helicase yields the protein MDYLKKLNPNQLVAAQWNEGPMLVLAGPGSGKTATLTARVARLIEQGRDESFRILCLTFTRKAAAEMRERLLSLVPDAKERALLTTFHSFATDILRQHGSHFNLSPDFEILEDAERVGIVKSVLEGGEFTKFVSAEKAMAAIDFLLRNVVSDEQVLTLLKDEEAGRQLQLLFVQYKESLKQQNCLDYGAILYFCEELLRARPRVSKQLRTVYRYICVDEFQDTNVAQFRILLAIAPDKNSNIFIVGDDDQVIYQWNGASPKRVKELEEHYDLTTIQLPENYRCPSEVVELANSLILHNSERSPDKRPLLSMRVGTDSNPIELLSFDDEQQEANGVAEHVAARLRNSVHPSDIVILARTTKLLERVQQALSKLSIETHIQRRKSQFESAPFRFLVSALKLALVRSDKDLAATVTKALSDCVKQEISSENLAEFSTVLNGDQLEALGVLVTTSNAVPQELCQAVQSLVQGQYAQFVQLTLSYFDTVEKESEDDGNEQYAEYEAERAVWQKILRDDMGGENDAYSLSLGQFLQELALANKTPEAPSSAVRCLTIHSSKGMEFQHVYLVGIAEDQLPSFQSKKAGDNSREMQEERRNCFVAITRTMQTLTLSYSQKYNGWHKEPSRFLFEMGLLEHKNN from the coding sequence ATGGATTACTTGAAAAAACTAAACCCTAATCAACTTGTTGCTGCTCAGTGGAATGAAGGGCCGATGCTTGTTCTAGCTGGGCCAGGGTCAGGCAAGACTGCAACATTAACCGCACGTGTTGCTCGACTGATTGAGCAAGGGAGAGATGAATCTTTCCGCATTCTATGTTTGACGTTTACACGCAAGGCTGCTGCGGAAATGCGGGAGCGCCTTTTGAGTCTGGTGCCTGATGCGAAAGAACGGGCATTGCTGACGACTTTCCATTCTTTTGCTACTGATATTCTACGTCAGCATGGTAGTCATTTTAATCTGAGCCCGGATTTTGAAATTTTGGAAGATGCTGAGCGTGTCGGCATTGTTAAATCAGTACTGGAGGGGGGGGAATTTACGAAATTTGTTTCAGCAGAAAAGGCGATGGCAGCAATAGATTTTCTGCTCAGAAATGTAGTGTCTGATGAACAAGTGCTCACGCTATTGAAAGACGAGGAAGCGGGAAGACAACTACAGTTACTTTTTGTCCAATACAAAGAGAGCTTGAAGCAGCAAAACTGCTTAGATTACGGGGCAATCCTTTATTTTTGCGAAGAGCTATTAAGAGCAAGACCGCGTGTCAGTAAACAGCTACGGACGGTGTATCGGTATATTTGCGTAGATGAGTTCCAAGATACCAATGTAGCACAGTTCAGAATACTTCTTGCTATTGCGCCAGATAAGAATTCCAATATTTTTATCGTTGGGGATGACGATCAAGTCATTTACCAATGGAATGGTGCCAGTCCAAAACGAGTGAAGGAGTTGGAGGAACACTACGATCTGACCACCATTCAGTTGCCAGAAAACTACCGATGCCCGTCTGAAGTAGTTGAATTGGCGAATTCACTCATCTTGCATAATAGTGAACGCTCACCGGATAAGAGGCCTTTACTTTCGATGAGGGTAGGCACTGATTCCAACCCAATCGAATTGCTTTCATTTGACGATGAGCAGCAGGAAGCCAATGGGGTCGCAGAGCATGTGGCTGCACGGTTGCGGAATAGCGTGCATCCATCAGACATTGTGATCTTGGCGCGTACCACCAAACTCTTGGAGCGAGTACAGCAGGCACTAAGCAAGCTGTCAATTGAAACTCACATACAGCGACGAAAATCTCAATTTGAAAGTGCACCATTTAGGTTTTTGGTGTCGGCATTGAAACTGGCGTTAGTTCGGTCTGACAAAGACTTAGCTGCGACAGTCACAAAAGCACTTTCCGACTGTGTAAAGCAAGAAATTAGCAGTGAGAATTTGGCTGAATTTTCGACTGTACTTAATGGAGATCAATTAGAAGCGCTTGGAGTGTTGGTTACTACTAGCAATGCGGTGCCACAAGAGCTGTGTCAAGCTGTTCAATCGCTTGTTCAGGGACAGTACGCCCAATTTGTTCAATTAACACTATCCTACTTTGATACTGTAGAGAAGGAGAGTGAAGACGACGGTAATGAGCAGTACGCCGAGTATGAGGCAGAGAGAGCTGTATGGCAGAAAATTCTTCGTGATGATATGGGTGGTGAGAATGATGCTTACTCATTGTCTTTGGGACAGTTCCTGCAAGAACTTGCGTTAGCAAACAAGACACCAGAGGCACCATCAAGCGCTGTGCGATGCTTGACGATTCACAGTTCAAAAGGCATGGAGTTCCAGCATGTGTATTTAGTCGGCATAGCTGAAGATCAACTGCCATCTTTTCAGAGTAAAAAAGCAGGCGATAACAGTCGGGAAATGCAGGAAGAACGTCGAAACTGCTTTGTAGCGATTACAAGAACGATGCAAACCCTGACATTGAGCTATAGTCAGAAGTACAACGGGTGGCATAAAGAGCCTTCAAGATTTTTGTTTGAAATGGGCTTGTTAGAACACAAGAATAACTAA
- the cas5c gene encoding type I-C CRISPR-associated protein Cas5c, producing MANQIRLHIWGDYACFTRPEMKVERVSYDVITPSAARGILAAVHWKPAIRWVIDRIYVLKPIRFESVRRNELGGKISAGKVSGAMKRKSVADLYTLIEDDRQQRAATVLKDVAYVIEAHAVLTAKAGADETVTKHIEMFKRRAKKGQCFQQPCLGVREFPADFALIDEGEPLPLPVLSESEANRDLGWMLHDIDFDHGNTPHFFRAQMKDGVIDVPPFYAEEVKA from the coding sequence ATGGCAAATCAAATCCGCCTACACATTTGGGGCGATTATGCCTGTTTTACCCGTCCGGAGATGAAGGTGGAGCGGGTGTCTTATGATGTCATCACGCCGTCGGCGGCGCGCGGGATTTTGGCGGCGGTGCACTGGAAACCGGCGATTCGGTGGGTGATTGACCGCATTTATGTGTTGAAACCGATTCGGTTTGAGTCGGTGCGGCGCAATGAGTTGGGCGGCAAGATTTCGGCGGGTAAGGTCAGCGGCGCGATGAAGCGCAAGAGCGTTGCCGATTTATATACGCTGATTGAAGACGACCGCCAGCAGCGCGCGGCGACGGTGCTTAAAGATGTGGCTTATGTGATTGAAGCTCATGCGGTGCTGACGGCAAAAGCGGGGGCGGATGAGACCGTTACCAAGCATATTGAAATGTTCAAACGCCGTGCGAAAAAGGGGCAATGCTTTCAGCAGCCTTGTTTGGGCGTGCGTGAATTTCCTGCCGATTTTGCCTTGATTGACGAGGGTGAACCGCTGCCGCTGCCGGTATTATCGGAAAGCGAGGCAAACCGCGATTTGGGCTGGATGCTGCACGATATTGATTTTGACCACGGCAACACGCCGCATTTTTTCCGCGCACAAATGAAAGACGGCGTGATTGATGTGCCGCCGTTTTACGCCGAGGAGGTAAAAGCATGA
- a CDS encoding CRISPR-associated helicase/endonuclease Cas3: MTTYYAHSAQDEFGNLLPYEHWQTLQSHSVNVGEMAAEFARVFGAQEIACQTGQLHDLGKYSEAFNRRLHGGPSVDHATAGAKISVERWGSVIGKLMAFCIAGHHAGLANGGGEGDNRRTLKQRLALQFGADIPALDNLWQQEIKLPETLSAPPLKADAHHPFFSYAFFTRMLYSCLVDADYLDTEAFYSNLENKAVERGGYPKLNALQHNFNQFINAFRRRIAQAPEQTEAEKRNAALNRLRGEILDHAVEQAAQPQGLFTLTVPTGGGKTFTSMAFALEHAKRHGMRRVIYVIPFTSIIEQNAAEFRKAFGELGEQAVLEHHSTFDDGKLQNEATKDKLRLASENWDAPIVVTTAVQFFESLFADRSSRCRKLHNIAGSVIILDEAQMLPLNLLLPIMQAIKELAQNYRCSVVMCTATQPAVQAENGFYRGFENVREIAPKPTALFDKLRRTTVQHIGTQTDADLLAKLAEHPQMLVIVNNRRHARSLYDQAKHLEGTFHLTTLMCAKHRSQKLDEIRGRLKKSEPCRVIATSLIEAGVDVDFPLVMRAEAGLDSVAQAAGRCNREGKRLPENSFVWIFAPEEQWKAPPELAAQAAVMRLTADSFSDDLLSTQAVAAYFKDLYDLKGKELDYKQILQMHRNAGQSLDFPFQTIANKFRMIESHMQPLIIPFDVDAENLISSLHHADHIGGLLRKLQPYTVQIPEKALAALYKAGRIESINEKNFGKQFYTLIGLDLYDEVAGLSWEDLNFFRAEGLTF, translated from the coding sequence ATGACGACTTACTACGCTCATTCCGCGCAAGATGAATTCGGAAATCTCTTGCCTTACGAACACTGGCAAACCTTACAAAGCCATTCGGTCAATGTTGGTGAAATGGCGGCGGAGTTTGCTCGGGTATTTGGTGCGCAGGAAATTGCCTGCCAGACGGGACAGCTTCATGACTTAGGGAAATATTCGGAAGCCTTTAACCGCCGATTGCATGGTGGCCCCTCAGTCGATCATGCCACTGCCGGAGCCAAAATTTCTGTCGAGCGTTGGGGAAGTGTTATTGGCAAGCTGATGGCGTTTTGCATTGCGGGGCACCATGCGGGTTTGGCAAATGGGGGTGGCGAAGGTGATAACCGCCGTACGTTAAAGCAGCGTTTAGCGTTACAATTTGGCGCAGATATTCCCGCTCTTGATAACCTGTGGCAACAAGAAATCAAGCTCCCGGAAACCCTGTCCGCACCGCCACTCAAAGCCGACGCGCATCATCCTTTTTTCTCCTACGCCTTCTTTACTCGAATGCTTTATTCCTGTTTGGTGGATGCTGATTATCTCGACACCGAAGCCTTTTATTCAAACCTAGAAAACAAAGCTGTCGAGCGCGGCGGCTATCCCAAGTTAAACGCCTTGCAACACAATTTCAATCAATTTATCAACGCTTTCAGACGACGTATCGCCCAAGCTCCAGAGCAAACCGAAGCCGAAAAACGCAATGCCGCCTTAAACCGCCTGCGTGGTGAAATCCTCGATCATGCCGTAGAACAAGCGGCACAACCGCAAGGGCTGTTCACGCTCACCGTGCCGACCGGCGGCGGAAAAACTTTCACTTCCATGGCATTTGCGCTGGAACACGCCAAACGGCACGGTATGCGACGCGTGATTTACGTCATCCCGTTCACCAGCATCATCGAACAAAATGCCGCCGAATTTCGCAAAGCCTTTGGCGAATTGGGCGAACAAGCCGTGTTGGAACACCACAGCACCTTCGACGACGGCAAACTGCAAAATGAGGCCACCAAAGACAAATTGCGCCTTGCCTCGGAAAACTGGGATGCGCCGATTGTCGTGACCACCGCCGTGCAATTCTTCGAATCCCTCTTTGCCGACCGCTCCTCGCGCTGCCGCAAGCTGCACAACATCGCAGGCTCCGTCATCATTCTCGACGAAGCGCAAATGCTGCCGCTCAATCTGTTGCTGCCCATTATGCAAGCCATCAAAGAATTGGCGCAAAACTACCGCTGCAGCGTCGTCATGTGCACCGCTACCCAGCCAGCCGTACAAGCCGAAAACGGCTTCTATCGCGGCTTTGAAAACGTGCGCGAAATAGCCCCAAAACCGACCGCACTTTTCGACAAACTGCGCCGCACTACCGTGCAACACATCGGCACGCAAACCGACGCCGACCTGCTCGCCAAACTTGCCGAACACCCGCAAATGCTCGTTATCGTCAATAACCGCCGCCACGCCCGCAGCCTGTACGACCAAGCCAAACACCTTGAGGGCACATTCCACCTGACCACCTTAATGTGCGCCAAACACCGCAGCCAAAAGCTAGATGAAATCCGAGGTCGTCTGAAAAAGAGCGAACCCTGCCGCGTTATTGCCACCTCCCTAATTGAAGCAGGTGTGGATGTGGATTTTCCGCTGGTGATGCGCGCCGAAGCAGGTTTAGACAGCGTTGCCCAAGCCGCAGGACGCTGCAACCGCGAAGGCAAAAGGCTACCTGAAAACAGCTTTGTATGGATATTCGCACCCGAAGAACAATGGAAAGCCCCGCCCGAACTTGCCGCCCAAGCCGCCGTTATGCGCCTGACCGCCGACAGCTTTTCAGACGACCTCTTATCTACCCAAGCCGTCGCCGCCTATTTCAAAGACCTTTACGACCTAAAAGGCAAAGAACTGGACTACAAACAAATCCTACAAATGCACCGCAACGCCGGGCAAAGCCTCGATTTCCCATTCCAAACCATCGCCAACAAGTTCCGCATGATTGAAAGCCATATGCAGCCGCTGATTATTCCGTTCGATGTTGATGCCGAAAACCTCATTAGCAGCCTGCACCATGCCGACCACATCGGCGGACTCTTACGCAAACTGCAACCCTATACCGTCCAAATCCCCGAAAAAGCCCTCGCCGCCTTGTATAAAGCAGGGCGTATCGAATCGATTAACGAAAAAAACTTTGGCAAACAGTTTTATACGCTGATTGGACTGGATTTGTATGATGAAGTGGCAGGGTTGAGTTGGGAGGATTTGAACTTTTTTAGGGCAGAAGGATTGACCTTTTAA
- the cas8c gene encoding type I-C CRISPR-associated protein Cas8c/Csd1 has translation MILASLARYYRRLAAENDEMGNPKVPPYGFSEEKIGWILVLDKEGRLKTVVPNLTADKKPQPKLMSVPQSFKRPGTTPKPFFLWDKTSYALGVEANKNKAEAKEKPFTSSEKTFDAFKQYHLDLLQNSEDEGLQALCRFLQNWQPAHFAAENLPAEMLDANIAFSLEKPTALIHKREAAQTLWAGCLKSDEALEGLCLISGDTAPIARLHPAIKGVFGGQSSGGSIISFNKEAFASFGKEQGANAPVSEQSAFAYTTALNYLLRRENNHCLTIGDASTVFWAEADDSATAQAAEGFFAQVFTPPDDEQESAKVFNVLKQISNKGRPLQEIAPELSPNTRFYILGLAPNAARISVRFWLDTTFGQLAENLAQHWQDLALEPCAWKTPPSIWRLLLQTAVLGKSENISPVLAGEMTRAVICGTQYPLSLLSQLITRIRADGDVNGLRVAMMKAVLERRFRKGFIEEGVPMSLNNESPNRAYLLGRLFAVLERIQYQALGELNAGIADRYYGSASAVPFSVFPRLLSGAKHHLSRLRKDKAGMAVNLDKDLGEIIAKLPETFPRHLSIDEQGRFAIGYYHQKQSYFAKKETAETIEN, from the coding sequence ATGATTCTTGCGTCCCTTGCCCGCTATTACCGCCGTTTGGCAGCGGAAAACGATGAAATGGGCAACCCGAAAGTACCGCCTTATGGCTTTAGCGAGGAGAAAATCGGCTGGATTTTGGTATTGGATAAAGAAGGTCGTCTGAAAACCGTTGTGCCGAATCTGACCGCCGATAAAAAGCCGCAGCCGAAGCTGATGAGCGTGCCTCAATCTTTCAAACGCCCTGGTACTACACCCAAGCCATTTTTTCTGTGGGATAAAACTTCTTACGCGCTTGGCGTGGAAGCCAATAAAAACAAAGCCGAAGCCAAAGAAAAACCGTTTACGTCGTCTGAAAAAACTTTTGACGCCTTTAAGCAATACCATCTCGATTTACTGCAAAACAGCGAAGATGAAGGCTTGCAGGCCTTGTGCCGTTTTCTGCAAAACTGGCAGCCTGCACATTTCGCTGCCGAAAATCTGCCAGCTGAAATGCTCGATGCCAACATCGCATTTTCTCTTGAAAAACCGACCGCACTTATCCATAAACGCGAAGCCGCACAAACCTTGTGGGCGGGCTGCCTGAAAAGCGATGAAGCACTCGAGGGTTTGTGCCTGATTAGCGGCGACACCGCCCCGATTGCGCGGCTGCATCCGGCGATTAAAGGCGTGTTTGGCGGGCAAAGCTCCGGCGGTTCGATTATTTCGTTCAACAAAGAAGCCTTTGCTTCTTTTGGCAAGGAGCAAGGCGCAAATGCGCCCGTTTCCGAACAATCCGCCTTTGCCTACACCACCGCGCTGAACTATCTGTTGCGCCGCGAAAATAATCACTGTCTGACCATCGGCGATGCCAGCACGGTCTTTTGGGCGGAAGCGGATGATAGCGCAACGGCGCAGGCTGCCGAGGGCTTCTTCGCGCAAGTGTTCACGCCGCCGGATGATGAACAAGAAAGCGCCAAAGTTTTCAACGTATTGAAACAAATAAGTAACAAAGGCCGTCCGCTGCAAGAAATTGCACCCGAACTCTCTCCCAATACCCGTTTTTATATCTTAGGGCTTGCCCCCAATGCCGCACGGATTTCCGTTCGGTTTTGGCTGGATACCACGTTTGGGCAGTTGGCGGAAAATTTGGCGCAGCATTGGCAAGATTTAGCCCTTGAGCCTTGCGCATGGAAAACGCCGCCGTCTATTTGGCGACTCTTATTGCAAACTGCCGTATTGGGCAAAAGCGAAAATATCTCGCCCGTGTTGGCAGGTGAGATGACTCGCGCCGTGATTTGCGGCACGCAGTATCCCTTGAGTTTACTGTCGCAACTGATTACCCGAATCCGTGCCGACGGCGACGTGAACGGTCTGCGCGTGGCAATGATGAAAGCCGTATTAGAGCGGCGTTTTAGAAAAGGTTTTATCGAAGAAGGAGTTCCTATGAGTTTGAACAATGAAAGCCCGAATCGCGCCTATCTTTTAGGGCGGCTGTTTGCCGTGTTAGAGCGCATTCAATATCAGGCGTTGGGCGAATTAAATGCCGGCATCGCCGACCGCTATTACGGCTCTGCATCCGCCGTGCCGTTTTCGGTTTTTCCGCGCCTTTTGTCGGGTGCAAAACACCATTTGTCGCGCTTGCGTAAAGACAAAGCCGGCATGGCGGTGAATTTGGATAAAGATTTGGGCGAAATCATTGCTAAACTGCCCGAAACCTTTCCGCGCCATTTGAGCATTGACGAGCAAGGCCGCTTTGCCATCGGCTATTACCATCAAAAACAAAGCTATTTTGCTAAAAAAGAAACCGCTGAAACCATTGAAAACTAA
- the cas7c gene encoding type I-C CRISPR-associated protein Cas7/Csd2 — MSAIQNRYEFVYFFDVTNGNPNGDPDAGNMPRLDPESSKGLVTDVCLKRKIRNFVEISSENEAGYEIYVKEKSVLNLQNKRAYEALGIESEAKKLPKDEAKARDITAWMCKNFFDIRTFGAVMTTEVNSGQVRGPVQLAFAQSIDPIVPLEVSITRMAVTNEKDLEKERTMGRKYIVPYALYRVHGFISANLAAKTGFSDDDLAKLWQALTLMFEHDRSAARGEMAARKLIVFKHDSALGSQPAHKLFDAVKVERVNGESGTPASGFGDYNISVVSDGLNGVSVEELL, encoded by the coding sequence ATGTCTGCCATTCAAAACCGCTATGAATTTGTTTACTTTTTTGACGTAACCAACGGCAACCCCAACGGCGACCCCGATGCGGGCAATATGCCGCGTCTTGACCCCGAATCCAGTAAAGGCTTGGTAACCGATGTCTGCCTGAAACGCAAAATTCGTAATTTTGTCGAAATCAGCAGTGAAAACGAAGCCGGTTACGAAATCTACGTCAAAGAAAAGAGCGTGTTAAACCTGCAAAACAAACGCGCTTATGAAGCACTTGGCATTGAATCTGAGGCCAAAAAATTGCCAAAAGACGAAGCCAAAGCCCGCGACATTACCGCCTGGATGTGCAAAAACTTCTTCGATATCCGCACTTTTGGTGCCGTGATGACCACCGAAGTCAACAGCGGACAGGTGCGCGGCCCGGTACAACTGGCGTTTGCCCAATCCATCGACCCGATTGTGCCGCTGGAAGTTTCCATCACCCGCATGGCGGTAACCAACGAAAAAGACTTGGAAAAAGAACGCACTATGGGGCGCAAATACATCGTTCCTTACGCGCTTTACCGCGTGCATGGCTTTATCTCCGCCAACCTTGCCGCCAAAACCGGTTTTTCAGACGATGACTTAGCCAAGCTCTGGCAAGCACTGACGTTGATGTTTGAACACGACCGCTCTGCCGCCCGTGGCGAAATGGCGGCGCGCAAATTGATTGTTTTCAAACACGACAGCGCGCTCGGCAGCCAGCCTGCACATAAATTGTTTGATGCCGTGAAAGTTGAACGCGTAAACGGCGAATCAGGTACGCCCGCAAGCGGTTTTGGCGATTACAACATCAGCGTGGTTTCAGACGGCCTGAATGGCGTAAGCGTGGAAGAGTTACTTTAA